The following are encoded together in the Plasmodium reichenowi strain SY57 chromosome 3, whole genome shotgun sequence genome:
- a CDS encoding hypothetical protein (conserved Plasmodium protein, unknown function~part of same gene as PRSY57_0313000B.1, PRSY57_0313000B.2~gap found within coding sequence), whose amino-acid sequence MINTLGTIFLLYILLNKYFISCVKKDPYVLSYIINNDKCFRFLTNRTRRLYKGREKIKYEEVVTQKDISNINTVVLALLEYKKLYNNLNIPKNYILNVEDNENLKNFKLWKKLQDIKNEKSDKKKKYIYFILKKMEFPVETIFNEEEIQNYEMEDVEITSMSKLSTEENMNYDIDERQEVRKELFSPYIKKTKDKKTENVKDFLALYKFVPQINEQSTLPKHSNKSVRKKGILKYILYDLKKDKNFNFHYNYYYDNIYNNVKDDELDDYFKFCMKFKKSNQNYDLYVKGTSPFGDEESKKEKKFFLYTRKEIEGAHSYDFDK is encoded by the exons ATGATAAATACACTTGGAAccatttttttgttatacATTTTGTTGAACAagtattttatatcatgTGTTAAAAAAGATCCTTATGTTCTTTCGTACAtcataaataatgataaatgTTTTAGATTCTTAACAAATAGAACTCGCAGACTATATAAAGGaagagaaaaaattaaatacGAAGAAg ttGTTACACAAAAGGATATCTCAAATATAAACACAGTTGTGTTAGCTCTACTAGAATATAAG AAATTATACAATAATTTAAACATTCCAAAGAATTACATTCTTAATGTTGAAGACAATGAAA ATTTAAAGAATTTTAAACTGTGGAAAAAATTACaagatattaaaaatgaaaagagtgacaaaaaaaaaaagtacatttattttattttaaaaaaaatggaattCCCTGTAGAAACCATATTTA ATGAAGAGGAGATACAAAATTATGAAATGGAAGATGTTGAAATAACATCCATGTCTAAGTTGTCAA CtgaagaaaatatgaattatgACATTGACGAAAGACAAGAAGTGCGCAAAGAATTGTTCTCTccatatattaaaaagacAAAAG ATAAAAAAACGGAAAATGTAAAGGATTTTTTGGCCCTATATAAATTTGTACCTCAAATAAATGAACAA AGTACCTTACCTAAACATTCAAACAAGAGTGTTCGAAAAAAAGGCATTctcaaatatattttgtatgatctcaaaaaagataaaaattttaattttcattataattactACTACGacaatatatacaataatgTTAAGGACGATGAGTTAGACgattattttaaattttgtatgaaatttaaaaaaagcAATCAAAATTATGATTTGTATGTTAAAGGAACGTCACCCTTTGGAGATG AAGAAAGCAAGAAAGAgaagaaattttttttatatactcGAAAGGAAATTGAAGGGGCACATTCTTATGATTTTGATAAATG
- a CDS encoding hypothetical protein (conserved Plasmodium protein, unknown function~part of same gene as PRSY57_0313100B~gap found within coding sequence) encodes MYLKNVYIYISSCFILFDICFSLHLLKMKYKNHMNNMKGVTFFLRSPNIYRKRFKRSRIKNVSFKKKQKNPLFLFENLKKGFSFLGFWRNQYDQ; translated from the coding sequence ATGTATTTAAAgaatgtttatatttacatttcttcatgtttcattttatttgatatatGTTTTTCATTGCATCTTTTAAAGATGAAGTACAAGAATCatatgaacaatatgaaaggagttacattttttttgaggagtcctaatatatataggaaaagatttaaaagatccagaataaaaaatgtttcttttaaaaaaaaacaaaaaaatcCTCTCTTTCTTTTTGAGAATTTGAAGAAGGGCTTTTCTTTCTTAGGGTTTTGGAGAAACCAATATGATCAA
- a CDS encoding hypothetical protein (conserved Plasmodium protein, unknown function~part of same gene as PRSY57_0313000B.2, PRSY57_0313000A~transcript variant 1; alternatively spliced~gap found within coding sequence) has product DLYIDMNKERYEKFKEDEENEKLDLVDFNSINSNFVIPNDDLWPVEWHGMPLGSYINQIRMGDIDAKFHFIRRNILDYLMFDFKTPEFENKYINFTWRKLYLGIAWFIHTRGHPIVISPYDKIQFDVFPMDFCKPEEIQGLYLGYLIVQAQAHEKIFWNNYRDRFDFLKGLEINIRSADDLIF; this is encoded by the exons GATTTGTATATTGATATGAATAAAGAAAGATACGAAAAATTCAAGgaagatgaagaaaatgagAAGTTAGATCTTGTAGACTTCAATTCTATAAATTCCAATTTTGTTATTCCAA atGATGATTTGTGGCCAGTTGAATGGCATGGTATGCCATTAG gttcatatattaatcaAATTAGAATGGGAGATATCGATGCGAAGTTTCATTTTAtaagaagaaatattttagaCTATTTAATGTTTGATTTCAAAACTCCAGAatttgaaaataaatatattaattttacaTGGAGGAAGTTATATTTGGGAATAGCATg GTTTATTCATACAAGGGGACATCCCATAGTTATATCACCATATGATAAAATACAATTTGATGTTTTCCCTATGGACTTTTGCAAACCAGAAGAAATACAA gGTCTTTATTTAGGATATTTAATTGTTCAAGCTCAAGCTCAcgaaaaaatattttg GAATAATTATAGGGATAGatttgattttttaaaag